One Triticum dicoccoides isolate Atlit2015 ecotype Zavitan chromosome 5B, WEW_v2.0, whole genome shotgun sequence genomic window carries:
- the LOC119309303 gene encoding uncharacterized protein LOC119309303, giving the protein MATENKGDEANYTHSFSNPVTQEGSRPNWEQFSLFPHEAALSGAATPDSPPGPPLPRRLAACAATQPHHPASPLPHPTVPRDLYWRLGRGYAAAWFNSDLAVPVQRRPKLPPVDQSKSSQPGRRGRSTVTSRPLLQTRTFGRRCVSMDLESIKELLLSPRPGNFATGD; this is encoded by the exons ATGGCGACAGAGAATAAGGGAGACGAGGCCAACTATACCCATAGTTTTAGCAATCCAGTGACCCAAGAG GGTTCACGACCGAATTGGGAGCAGTTCTCCCTTTTCCCCCACGAAGCAGCCCTATCGGGCGCCGCCACCCCTGACTCGCCGCCAGgcccgcccctccctcgccggctcGCCGCCTGCGCAGCCACACAACCGCACCACCCCGCGTCGCCACTCCCGCATCCCACCGTCCCGCGCGATCTCTACTGGCGCCTGGGAAGAGGGTACGCTGCCGCCTGGTTCAACTCCGACCTCGCTGTTCCAGTACAGCGCCGACCAAAACTCCCTCCGGTTGACCAGTCCAAGAGCAGCCAACCAGGACGACGAGGACGCTCGACGGTCACCTCCAGACCTCTACTCCAGACCAGGACATTCGGCCGACGCTG TGTATCAATGGATTTAGAATCTATAAAGGAGCTATTGCTTTCTCCTAGACCAG